The DNA region gtgtccctgcccatagcaggtggttggaatgagatgagcttcaAAATTCTTTCCACCGCAAACCATACTGAGACTATGATTCTGTTCAGTGCTCACTCCTCTCTGTTCAGCCAAGCACAGTAGACAGGATGGAATGTCTAGATTTCCATCTTCAAACTGTAGGTCTTCTCCATTGAGGTATCCTAGCTGTTGTGTCAGCTTCTTCAAGATTTTGTAGGTCTTTGTCCTGTATAATGAGTGAGACAGCATTAGTTGGAATCTGAGACATCTTAAACAAGTGTTTTGGATTTTGTTGCCGGTAAGTGCAGCAGCTTCAGTGCCAAATTTGGTTTCTaaaagcagtgctgctgaatTGGGCAGGAGGAGGTTTAAGAATGAAATTGAACAGTCAGGCTGGTGGATCAGTGCTAATGGTGCCTTGCAGAGACTGTGTGCCCATAGGGACTCAAAGGGAGGAGGCTGGCTTCTTCCAAAGCACATTCCATGCTCGGACTTTGGTGAAGTTTTAGGGGTATACTGCTGGGTGGCCTGGTCGCAGTTATGTGTACCAGCAACATTCTTCTCCTCATGCCTGGAGACACTTCACTGAGTGCTCACAGGGTAAGTCAgaacaaaactatttttttctcccttcctaaGAGAAGGGGATTTTTTGCAGGGTAATGAAATTTTATGGCATAATACTTGTAATGAATGATCATCTATAACCGGATCGATGTTCTGCAACTTTCCTTCATAACTGAAGAGAGTGTTATGCAATCCGAGGGTGTTTGATCTCAAAATGTATTGGAGGcttcccagctttcctgtgACTTTCAGCAGCTCACTGTTACGTAGCAACTGATTGAATTCTGGATTTGAAACATAGATTTTTTCAAATGTTTGAGTTCACTATGTGCTTGGCTCTTTGCTTAAGAGTTAGAATTAGTCGCGGCAATGTTATTGTGATGAAATGTGCATTCTGGCTCCCTGTAAAGGGCAGGATTTTGTTGTCTGGGTCTAATACAGTGTTAATTTCCTCCTCTCTAGGTCAGGAAGACTATGATAGATTACGACCCCTCAGCTATCCACAGACAGATGTATTTCTGGTCTGCTTCTCAGTGGTCTCTCCTTCTTCATTTGAAAATGTGAAGGAAAAGGTTGGTTGAACTCTGCATGAAAACGGAGCTGCTGAAGTATGTCAGGAGTTATCTTAGGTGGTTAGTAACAAGTGCTGTGTCTCTTCTGTCTTTAGTGGGTACCTGAAATTACTCACCATTGTCCAAAGACTCCTTTTCTGCTTGTTGGGACCCAGATTGATTTAAGAGATGATCCCTCAACAATTGAGAAACTTGCCAAGAACAAGCAGAAGCCCATAACTCCAGAGACTGCTGAAAAGCTGGCCCGGGACCTGAAGGCTGTAAAATACGTGGAATGCTCTGCACTTACGCAGGTAAGGGTTGGTCTTTGACcatttttgcttgcttttattCCATACTTTTTTTCAGTTCCAGGGAAAAACATCTCAGTGTGGATGTGAAAGGATGTAAGCTCTGTTTCTGCTGTTTACAGTGTAGCTTTCTCTTTGTCGTTTTGTTCTAAGGCACAGAGAGTTGGCAGTGGTACAAAGAAAATCAGCCTGTGTGGTTTAAGCCTAGTGTGGGTGATGGAGGAGGGTGTACTTACTGTGTTTGCTTCTGTGCTGGAGAAAAATAACTGTTGATAACTTAGAAGGTACATGATGGACAATAATTGGGTTGGGACACAGAGTGACACTGCTGAAACaaacagacaaagaaaaaaatgcctctCATTAAAGTTAATGCTGGTACTTTGAAGACTGGAAACCTTCATAGTTGAGAGCTGCCTTCTCTTCCTGTGCAGTTGGTGGTGAGCTGTTTCCTGCATCCTTCCTCCAGATAGAAGTTTTGTTAAAACAGAAAGTAACAGTTAAATAGTTCTTAAGATAGTTCTTACATCATGTTTATAACTTGTGAATGTGAGTTAAAAGCCAACTAAAGTAGCTGATTTGAGGGCAAGAAACTCAATtatcttttccctttcagttaGGAATACTAGCGTGGGTGCCATTTTTTGGCTAGCTGACCTGTTGCCTTGACTTTGGTTGCTCTGGGAACGTAATCCTAGGTTCTTACTCTTGCAGAATTGACTGTAACACTCTGAACAGCTTCCTTAATGCTGGTCTGTAAAGAACTTGTTCATCTCTGATGTGCATGGAACCAGGGGTGCACAGTATCAAGCCCCTCACTCTTTCCAGTTATGTTGTTCATTCATCTCCTTGAGCACAAAGCTATTACCAAACTTCACAAATCCTGAAGTTCTATTTACTTGCCCCTTTTTCCCAGATTGCATGTTTACTCTTCCATTTAAAATTCTCAGGCTTTTTTTGTAACAAAGATTTGCCTGGGTGTCTCCTGTGAAGGAAGTGGCTTTGCTGGAGTTGTGCAGGACGCTGGCACTGGAGGTGGTGTGGTGAGGCATGTTGCTGTTCATCCTGGGAATCCCTGATCAAAAGGTGGTCTTGGCCATGCTTCCTAACTGCCCACAGGCAAGCTGAGGGCTGTTTATGCTTGAGCTGTAGTTTTTCTTGGATCTGTTCAGCCCCAAAATACTGTTTTAGATGGTGTCTGGCACAGCCTGAATGCTGCTGCTAACTAGGTTGTAGAACCAGCTAGTTGGGTAAATACCTGCCAGGACCTTTGTCCTGTATTGCTCTCTTAGACCCTTTCTTCTGTAGCTTTGGACTTGCTTTGATCTTGAGCTTGTGTCTGCTCAAATTGCATGGAATAATTTAGAATTACCAGAGCAAGAGCTGATACAACAAAAAATGTTGGTGTTTGTCCATTCTATCTATTTCCCGATAGACTAATCTGTATCTGTTGCAGTGAACAACTTTATGCACTTGGAAGCTCAGCCTGAATTTTCTTCCAGAGCGTTAGTTCTTGTGTACCAAGTGATCATTTTAGCAGTCAGGAGTGACCTGGGAGGAGGATTCAGAAGCCTTCTCACCTGGACAACTAGTCAGTTTGCATCTGCtccatttttctcccttcattTGTTATTGACTCACCAAACATTTTTCCTGGGTCTGTAGCTGGTGAACAGCAGTGTAACTGATCTGCAAAGGGTTGTGTGGAGCTCCTGCAGTGATCTCACTGGCAGCTTGCTGAACACAGAaggcagctgcttccctggccTGGAGGGTTATTTTCTTACCTGCAAGGCGATGCTATAGTAGCTGATTTTAGCTGAAGTGAGACTCAACTGGGTATTCAGTCTCTCTTTGCCTTGGATAATGTCTGTGCAGTTCACTTCAGCAGTGcagggtggtttttttcttcccaactAATTTACAAATTACTTTGACACCACAGTAGCTAATACTCATAGAATCATGGAGCTGACATTATTTGTTTCTGTACTTTGTGAGTCATGAGAGGTTGagtttttgagttttttctGTAAAGACAGAGTATCTTCTCCCCAGGTTTTGATAACTGCTCTATTGGAGACCCAGTTCTAACCCCCTTTCCtcaaaaatgcctttttgtGATGAAGGCATTTTCAGTGTCTGTCTCCAGCCTTGCTTTACAAAATTGCCCAGTGCTACTGTTCCAAGTAGGTGAGGCGTTGCTGTTAGGAAGGGGTGACTGACAGATTGCAACTACAGTGATTGTTGCTTCTGTTACTCTTGGGTACAAGTGTCTGCACTTTCTGAAGCCCAATCCTAGTACTTCCCACCAGAGAGAATGCTgaatttggtttctttttcctcctgctggtGGGTTGCCAGTTTTGACACAAATACATAAAGTGCTTTAAGCTGTCCATAAACAGAGGAAGCCTGATCTCAGCCTGTTTCCAGTGTAACACAAAAGTCATTATTTTAACAGGCCTGTGTGCCTGTGGTATTGAACACAATTTCTTCCCTTCATGTTGTTACTCTTGGTCATCCAGGCTTTTAACCCTGGTTCATTTTCATCACAATTTTGTCCCAGTCCTTTTTTGTATCACAAAACCCAAATTCTGCACTGCTGAACAAATTTCTCGCCGGCGATATAAAAATAAGAGGAATCCCTGAATAGGAGAATTTAAGTAAAATTGTTTTCTTGACTCTTGCCCTGCCTGGCTTCTTAATCTGTTTAACAGTACATAATTGATTTTATGCTGCAGCCTTATTCTTACTGAGAAATTAAATCTAATTACTATTTAAATTTCAGAGGCATTATTTATTGGAAGTCTTTAGCTCTTTTGTGAGCCTGAGTTGCAACTcacttaaagaaaaagaaaaattgctggGGAGAATGTACAGAATGTACATTGTAGTTTCCTTAAACTATTGTTCTTTCAAGTATAATCTTGCATGTTATGTGATGGCCTTAAATGCTTCCTTAAATGCCTTAGAGGTCTCCTATGTATGTGCTTCAGTAAAATAAGATTAAAGACCTTCTAAAAGGGATATATCCAGTATAACCTGTATGGGAAAAAGCAGTTATATTTGAatcatttgaaaagaaattatttttgcacaGATTGAAGTTGTTTACAGGATGTAATTGaagcttttctgtttgctttcagcTGTTTTAAAGCAGTTCTCCTGAATTTTTGAAGGGTGCACTCATGACAGTAGATTTAGGCGAGTCCAGTTAGCCTAAACTGAGTCAGGTTTTACTTCTGTTGTGGTGTGTAACTTGGCAGACTTGGGTGGGAGTGGTAACGCCCTGCACTCTTCCTGTTGTGCTTCCAGCAATTGCAGCGCATACTCCGTGCTCCAGTGTAACCCCTGCAgagtcctgcagctctgtgactGCTTTTCTGGTGTTGGATCCCAACTGTTGCACTCATAAAGctgtttctgtctttctgtGGTTACACTTGCTTTGGCAACTAAACTGAATAACTGAAATGCACCATTTTCATGCTGGCTCCCAGTGTCAGAGTAGCACTGGTAAGGTATTGCATCACTTCTAAAGACTGGGAGTTAGTGACTGCCAGTGATGATGGCTTACCAGGGTGGTCCTGCTTCCATCCCAGAATGTGTGTTCCCAGCCATTTGGAGACCTTCAGTTATTCAGGGGCTGAATTCACAAAGCAGAGGAGTTGTTTGGAGCCTTTGCTCTGGACCTGGGGAGTTGTGAGCAATACTCTGGGCATCCGAGGTGTTCGCTTATCCACAGTGGGTGATGACAAAAGGTTTAACTGACCTTTTGGGTCCCCCTGCTGGGACAAGCTGCTGTGCACTTGATTTATCCCCCTGTAAACTCCCTCAGTGTAGTACAGAAGTGGAGCGGAAACCGTCATTATTTGTGTGGCCCCCTCCCCCATGTTCTTGCTGTGTTTGTGCCTCTGCCCTTTTGAGTGTTGATTTTGTCTGACTTGGCCTGTCACATGTTCTGTCTCTGTCATTGACTTCTGGGTTATCTAAATGAGATTTTCTCCTGGGATCTACTTTGTTTTTTTGCAAAGTAAATCTGTTTACTGCCTCTGTGAATTCAGCCTGCTCCTGAATGCTCTTTGtatctgcttgtttttctctaatCCTCTAACCTGGCTGctgttttttctcctcccctctGTCTTGTAGAGAGGTCTGAAGAATGTGTTTGATGAGGCTATCCTAGCTGCCCTCGAGCCTCCGGAAACTCAGCCCAAAAGGAAGTGCTGTATATTCTAAACTTTCTTCTTCCcctcttgctgctgcttcctctgtcCCACTACTGTAGAAACCTGGTTAAAAATGAATCAAACCACCTTGATTGAAAGCTGTTGTGCCTGCTTGCCATCTTAGAGCAACCTCTGTATTAACTCTTGGACTGAAAACAGTGCTTGAGACCTTTAGTAAAACATTGTGACTGTGGAACATGAACTGGACTCGCTTAACTCCCTGCTGCTTGGGTTGCGAGGTGTGGCTAGCTTTATAATTCAGGCTGTTGGGGGAAAGGATTTGGTTACATTGTTATTTAAAGAATGACCAAAAAAATGGTCATGAGCGATGATGTTTGATCTTCCTGAATCCAACTGGAAGAAACAGTGGATGTGTTTTCCATTTCTACTTGTGACTTTTAACTGTATTTGCATGACAAAAGTATCTGAACTGGTAATCTGCAAATGATGATGTAAAGTGAAGGGTTTTCTGGTTCTCCTGTGTGCAGTGAGATGTTTGCTGTTGCTTTGGCTGTCTGTGCTTTAGTGGAGTATCTGTCAGTCCTTGGGGGGAAGGAAATATTGATGTACTTGCTACTGCTTTATGAACTGTTAAAATTTTTGCTTTCACTAACATGGTAGAGCTCTTCATTTCAATAATAGATCCTTAAAGCCTGTTACTGTAAGATGTAAAGCTGCTGCTTACTATCATGCttctgatttttattgttttaaggaaaaaaaatcaattgtaGCTTGTCcttaaattttgaaattaaaaattgcaGTTGTTTGTATAAATGACTGATGAAACTTTATTGAAGTTGCATTTCCTGGCTCCAGTTTAATCCTTAACAGAGTGTATGGTACCCCTCTGTACTCCTCCCAGTTTGACTTCTCTGTTACCATGGCAGCTttctgggctctgcctggctgcttcTAACCCTGGGGTGTTTAGGGCTGAATGCCCAGCCAGAGCATGTACTGGACAAGGTTATAATTAAATACTTACCTTGCCTCTCCTCCACTGACACACGGGGGTGTGTTGTCACAGGTGTGCTCCAGGTTAAGTTCTTCCATCTTTCTACTTTGCTATTAGCACGTGAAATATGAGTAGCCAGTTACTCATAAAAGTTGCCTTAAGGAAATTACTTCGGTGCATGTGTTCTGCTACTTGTGAAGCACACTGGTCTGCTCTCTGAGGATTAGTTTTCTTGTTCTGAAAATGAGATGCTCTGCTCAGAAGCTGCTGAGAGCAGTGGTACAGAGCTTCGCTGGGCAGGCAGGCTTTAGGGATGGCAAATCTCCATGTGTCCTTAGAGGGGTGTGGCTGCCACTTGGctttctggggttttgtttgtgtgaaaaatcaaaaatgAAACTGCCCCTTTCTCTCTTTGCCCCTTTTCAGAAAGGCCTAAAGAATGTATTTGACGAAGCGATAttggctgccctggagccccCGGAGCCGAAGAAGACTCGCAGGTGTGTGCTGCTATGAACGTCCCTCCACAGCCCCTTCTGCAAAGCTGGTGTTTGATGTCATACTAAAAGCAATGTTAAAATCAAACTAAagatacaaattttaaaatttgtttttgcAATAATGACAAATGCCCTGCACTCCCATCTCCCCAACACGATCCCTGTGTGAGATGAGAATGTTAGTGTTTATTCCCCAGTGCCCCCTCAATCCACTTAAACTAGTTAATTTTGAGTAATTATGTATTATCAGAAGACACTGATCATtactagttttttttttattttgtttttctaattttttttttttgtttaacatCAAGGCATGCTCAATGACTTTTTCTTTAACAGACTAATTTTAGGCTGTTTAACTGAAGTCTTGCCCCTTACGCTGGTGTGGCAAGACTTGGTTCTGGTTTCTAGACCTTGTAGGGCTGttctgcagccagccagcagcccaGGTATGAGCAGACTTTAGTCAGGAAAGCAAAATGTCCCAAGCTGGTGCTCCTCTAAGAAGGATTGTAGAAAATACATCTTCTCTGAAGTTGCCTTGTATCTTTGCCCTGGCTTTTTAACTGTGCAGGTAATAAATTTATACCCCATCCTCTAAGTTACGAAGCCTTAGGAACAGGAGAATTATTTTCTCTGGATGCACCATCAGACTTGAGACTAACTTGCCGGTCTCTTCCTTAATCTTTGCCATCATATTCTTTTGGCTCGTGCTGAAGAAATAACTGCGCCTTTGGAAGCATGCCTAACTGGGTCAGTTGGCTTTTAATGAATCTACCTTTTGCCAATCCTTAATTATTAGAGAAATGCTTACAATGACCAGCACATAGATGGCTGCTTGGACACCCTGAAGGGACCTGGGATGTGCTACAATGGGTTTTGGAGCTGGCTCTGATGGTGCATCTCTTGCTGGATGGCTTGGCATCCTTCGGGGAGAGGTGGAAAGATAGATCTGTGTCAGTTGAAAAGAAGTGCAGGGAGGGGCTTCTGGTGTTTGGTGTGACACCATATTGGGACCAGTTGAGGGAAcccctttttctgcattttgctCATGAGTAACCTTGAACCTGTAAGAGGGGCTCCAACCCCTGAGGATCATGTGCAGTGTCTCTACATAGACCATCTGCAGTATCATAAGGATTTtaccaaaaatatattttggtttgcaaattcaaataattttaagacTTAGGGAATCTTCTCCATCTTCTACAATTTCAATTCTTGTAGACTCATTAGTGTTGAACCAATGCTTTTTCATGTCTAAGTTCTTTGTATATGCATTCTTTTCAGATGTATTAAAGTATCTTCACAAGCCTGCCTGAGGGTAGTTAtttcctttgcctttctcctgAGTGTGAAGGACTTGTAAATATGGCTTTTATCCCTTgtgagcccctctctcctcCTTATGAGCTAGCTTGGGTCTTTCCTTAATGTTTAATCCTTGTCAGTCTGCTTCTGGATTCAGTCCTGTCAAAATTGCTGTAATCTTTAATGCAGCATCTTTCCTGTCAGACCCCTGTGAAGAAGAGGATTTGGTAGTTCTTAAACAAAGAAGTACTCAGTGTGCATGCTCCCAAATAATAAAAGCTGGCTTTTGGGGCTTGTAGGGTTCCTGAATCTCTTCTGTCAAGAAATTTCCTGTTGTTCCCTGCTCATGGGCGGATAGCAGAAAGCCTAAAGGGGCAAATGATGTCATACCTATCCCAAAACTAAACACACTTCATCACACCTTTTTGTTCATGCTTGAGAAGAATAGTGAAGTCTTACACTGTGAATAATAACTTGTGTTTATTATTAAAACACATTAGAAAGAACCTCACTTTTCTTTTAAGAAGCTGATTTTTGGGTACTCTGATCCCGAATCTTAGTGTAAAATGTGtggtttttcacttttcatAGTGATTAGTGCTACTGTTCAACTTTGTAGTTCAATTTTAATTGCTGCCTTCTATGGGGAGATTTGGCTGGAACTCTGGGCTTCCTGGAGAAGATTATGCTGGTATGTGTTGGTGGCTGTTCTTACAGCTTCTTTGCCTTGTAACACCTAATCCTAATTCCTATGTCTAAAGCCAGCAGCAAGACCAAGGGATTGCCTGCAGGAAACTGCCTTTGAAGTAGAGGGAGAACCCTTATGACTTCTTCATGGTTACCCTGTCAAGCCTTTTCTGTCTTGGATATGTCCTTAAGTGGTCCTTCTGCATACGTCTTCATGGCAGTGATCTGTGCCAGTCCTTTCAAGCAATAAAGTCTGTTCTGTTGAATCAAGGCCACAAGGTTAAACTTGGCTCTGGAGGGAATCCAGGAGGTGCTAGATGGAAAAACATACTTTTGAAGGAGCGGTGCTGTTTCCTTCTTCCTAGTGTTCATTAGCTTTGCAGAAGTCTGATAGCTCCTTGTATCTGCTAGGATATAGCTGTCCCAGGCCCGTGACTGGTTAAACAAGCTCAAACAGCTGTCATGCTGTTTTGCACTATGCCTGTTTTTTTGTGGAGTGTGGTGGAGAGGTTTGTCTGAAGCTAGGCGTGTGAGATGTGCTCTCTCTTGCCAGGCTCTCGAATGAGCTCTGTGGTGACTGTCTTCCTTCCCATATGAAAGCATGAAAAACTGTCAAAAGCAGGCAAATCCACCACTTGCTTCCCCTTCTGGAGCTGCCACTTTCAGCTAGTGGGTTTGAGAGCACAGGGCTTGGAGACAGGTGGGAATATGTGACACTTTTTTCGTCCTAGAATGGCAAACCAGTCTGTAGTGTGAGCTGGGATTTCCTCATGTTACTGACAGAGGATTTGCTTCTGCAGATGTACTTGTGGCTAATGGCTCTTGTCCTCTCACATGTGAGGGCTACTGAGgtacctgcagcagctcatgTGCAAAAATAGGACACGAGGTTTGGACTGGCTGCTTAACCAGCTGCTCCATAAAATCCCAGAATCCTAAACTGGTTtcggttggaagggacctggaAGCCCATCTCGTTCCACCCCCTCCCATAGGCAGGGGCACCGTCCACTAGACTTGGTAGCTCCAAGTCCTATACAGCTTGGCCTTACATGTGCTAATGGGGTCCTTTGTTAAGGGCCAAACATCTCTGATGGAAAGATGCCTGAGAATTATATCAAGCTTGGGCTGAGGGCTACATGGAGGCTGAAGAGCACCTTTGTGTTTTATTGGTTGGGACACTCCAATTTCTTATTAAAATTTTTGAGTTTTTCATATAAGTCTTTTACTAAACAGTCACTTCTTCCTGCACAAGGATTAAGTTTGTGATTTGAGGATTTTGGTTGGCTCTCATTGTGAACCACTAGTTCCTAATATTAATCAGGTTCTTGCTTCTGTTGGCTACTCAAAGCAAGTGGCACTTGGTCAGCTGGTTGTTGTCTCTGAAGCAGGAATTATCTCTTTTCTCTGTCTGGGCTGTGTGTTCCCACATGTCCCTCACATCAGTTCCATCAGCTCCTGTACATGGAGACAGTTACATTCATTGCATGGAAATTTGACATATTACACAATAATTTCTAGATGAACTAGTGGACCCTGTTTTTCAGGGTCAAGCTGATACCAAAAAGAGTGCAAGGTAGGAGAGCAAATCTGCTGTAGAGGGTTGGGGAGTAGGTGGGAGCATGCCCACAGTGTGACCACTACAGCTGTGTCAGGTAAACTCCTGTGTGCTGTGGTGACAAACAGCATGAATTAGTTTGTTTTCCCACTGTGCTGTTGACGTATGGAAATCGAGGACTAAATACAGAAGTAGTTAATGTGGAGAAAAACCCTGCCTCTTGTAGGGGACATAACTTGCACCTGaaatccaaaccaagacactaGACTCCAAGGTTGGTTACTGTTGGGAAGAGTGCTCCTGGGCAGCAGTTGCTTTCCTGAGCAGAAGATAATTTTAAGCATACCCTAAGCTTAGTCCCTAGCTTGCTGATTTAGATGGTATGTGGAAATTTTCCACTATATATAAGATGATTCAGCTAATCCTGCTGTTTCTGTACCTTCTGGTGCAGACATAGACTCTGCATGGCTGCTGTAATGCTGACTGGTTGTATTGTATTAAACTAGTGGccattttttctctccaagCCTTCCTGTGCTCTACTGTCATGTTGGAGTCATGAGCCTTTTCTTGCTCTCTCTTGCCTGTTTCCCTATGGGGCAATGGGAAACTGTTATGCTGTGGAAGAAATGTTACTGTTGAACATCAGATGCAGTGAGGGTCATCTTTACTGAAGTGTTTGGGAGATCAGTGAgacaggctgagctctgcaacTTTCCCAGAAGGCAGCTGTGTTCTtcactcctctcctctctcGCCTTCCCAGTAATGTGCTGGGCATTTATACATAGTGTGGTCCTAATTAAAGTATGGGGAGGGTATCAAGTAAGGAGAGATGGACATATTTGATAGGACCTCTGTGAGAAGAGCTTTCAGGAGCAATGGCATCTTCCCCAACACAATATAGTCACCCAGGCTTCTGAGCAGTTGGTTTCATGGCATTACACAAACCTGTCATACACCCCCAGTTAGCTGTTGACTGTGGCCTTGAAGGGCTTTCTGAGGATTGTGTTAGTTCATCTGACCCGGGATGGTTCCCTTTGTGCTTCACTGTCTCTGCCTTGATTATGTGTCTGCCATTCCTGTCCTAAGGGGTTCTCAAAAAGGAGATTTGACCTTAGAGtgcagctgtggagctgctttAGTGTTACATTGGATTGATGTACAAATCTCCTGAGTTTTCTGTCCTTTATGTGCTCTATTTCACATCCTAGAGTGGTTTTGGAGTGTGCTATTGAGATTTGCACTAGGTGAAATGTAAGTGGATATTGCCCTTCAGTAGAGAATGGAATTTGGGTCATTGGGGCCTGACTGGAGGGAGTTTGAAGGGCTCCCAAAATCTCAGTGTTGCTGTTGGGTTGGTTTTGCTTGGTGGATCTGTTCCTGTTGCCTCTGCTGCTTGCTGTTGCACACAGCTAAAAAACAGACCAATGATTTTCTCATGTTCCCAAGAGACAGCAGTGTCCTCTGGTACTTGGCCACCATCTAGGTCTCAATTTGCAGATGGCAGCGGCTGCCTCCTTTTAAAACCAGACTCTTGAGTGGTACTTGAAAGAGCTTTGTCAGCACTGACCTGACCCAGCCTTCCTGCTGCCTTATCTTGTGTTAACCAGCCTCCTCACTCTTCCTGTCCGACTCTTTTCCATGGGGTGCTtctggggtgctgtgcttgGAAGGTGTCTTACTTTGCTTCCCCTGGCTGCCCACACTCTGCATCCTCTGAAGAATATTCCTCAGTATTGTTGCTCTTTAAAAAGATCAAGCATGACAGAGGAAATTACTGCTTCAAAAACTGCAAAGAATAATCCTGAATTGATTAAACTATAAATAAACAATTTCTAGCTACTGAAATGTACTCGTGAATTTCTGCTTGTTTTGTCACCTTGGTCCCAGTGGTGATCTGTCCCTTTCATGGGCTGAATAAATTCCTGAAATTGAGCCTGGGAATAAAGCAACCATGATCTGGGAGTTGGCTGTAGCTCTCTGTGAACTTTTGCCCTAAATGACTTGTCCAGGATTGCACAAGAACCTGGCAGCATTGTTTCAGGCTGTTCAGCACAACAACAAGGTTATCTTAGATAGAgatcctgctgccctgccacaAACACACTGGCACGTCCAGGGCtcctccctctttttccctTGGAAGCTGGTGCTGACTGACCAATTCCTCACTACAGTGAGGTGAGATAAAAATACAGCTTATCATGGGCTTAGGTAAAAAGCctgaatgcaaaataaattgaCTGTAGAAGAGATAGAGGAGCTTGGATGAGGGACAGGGGAAATCCTGATCTGCATCTGGACTTCTGTCTATTTTTTTAGACCCATCGTGATGCTGCTACGCTCTGCTTACTGCTCAGCTTTTGAAGAAGGTCAGAGTAAGCAAGGGGGTATATTTATCTTACCACCTCCTAATGCAGTGGTCCCTTTAAGTTAGTAAATTTTCCGACTTATGCTAGGGAGGTTTTTGGCCGAAATTGTCAGTGTGAGCCCTATGAGCTAAGGACCAGCTGAACATGGGCCCTGTGCAATGTGTTCTGT from Haemorhous mexicanus isolate bHaeMex1 chromosome 23, bHaeMex1.pri, whole genome shotgun sequence includes:
- the CDC42 gene encoding cell division control protein 42 homolog isoform X2 is translated as MQTIKCVVVGDGAVGKTCLLISYTTNKFPSEYVPTVFDNYAVTVMIGGEPYTLGLFDTAGQEDYDRLRPLSYPQTDVFLVCFSVVSPSSFENVKEKWVPEITHHCPKTPFLLVGTQIDLRDDPSTIEKLAKNKQKPITPETAEKLARDLKAVKYVECSALTQRGLKNVFDEAILAALEPPETQPKRKCCIF
- the CDC42 gene encoding cell division control protein 42 homolog isoform X1; its protein translation is MQTIKCVVVGDGAVGKTCLLISYTTNKFPSEYVPTVFDNYAVTVMIGGEPYTLGLFDTAGQEDYDRLRPLSYPQTDVFLVCFSVVSPSSFENVKEKWVPEITHHCPKTPFLLVGTQIDLRDDPSTIEKLAKNKQKPITPETAEKLARDLKAVKYVECSALTQKGLKNVFDEAILAALEPPEPKKTRRCVLL